The window TCACATAAATAACTAAATTGATATTAAATGTAGCATCTTTATATTCATCATTTCCTATGGCACTAAAATTAACTTGATTAACTTTATATACACCGTTGTTATCTGATAAAATTCTGTCAGGATACGCAATATTTCATTTTAAACTATTAAACGCATCAAAAAATACATCACTATTTTTTATTTGATTAATTTCATTATTAATTTTTTTATAAATTACATCTTGTTTATTTATAATATCGTTTATTGTGGGGTCTTCTGCATTAATATTCAAATCTAATGAAATCAATAAATTATTCAAAGCTGATCAATCAACTATCACATTATATTTAACTGTAACATCAAGATTTATAACGCCTGGAAATAATTGATTTTCTGCTTTAGCATAAACAGTCAATGAACAATCATGTTTATGATTATCATTTAAATCACAAGTATTATATTTAATTTGAAATGTTTGAGGAATTTCATTATAAGATGAATCAAAAATACCATAATCAGATTTAAAATCTTGATTTTTTTAATCCACTAACACCATCATGAATAATTTTTTCCAATTTTTCATCGTTTGACATTGACAATATGGAATCAAAATGTTCCATATCAAAAGATGATAAACTAAATTTATCATCTACAATATGACCATTTTCAATTCTGTGAGTAGAAATTTCCTCTGCAATTATTGGTGTACTCGTTACACCAAAACTTGTTGAAAACAACAAAATTAAAATTTTTTTCATACATACATTTCAAACTATAATATTTGTAATATAATTTGCCTTTAATTTTAAAATTTAATGCTTTTTGTAATAATAATAAAAGAACGCAATCAAATAATCAAAAAAATATCTTGCATAATTATTTAAACATATTTAGAAAATAAAGTCAATATTTAATATAGATGAAACTCAATGCGATATTTTCTAATTTATCATTTTAATATAATAATTATAAATTTATATATTTTTGAATTATTTTCAATTTTTGAACATAAAAAACTCTTTTTAATTCATTAACTGTAATAATTATTAATCACAGCATTTGATTAAAAAGAGTATTAATTTAGTAAAATGAAATAATTTGAAATATTTTATTTTGTTTGAATGATTTCTATTCCTGGTAAAGTTTTACCTTCCATATATTCCAAAGAAGCTCCACCACCAGTTGAAATATGAGTAAATTTATCTTTAAATCCCAACTGAATTGCTGCTGCTGCTGAATCGCCACCACCTATTAAAGTAAACGAATCTTTTAATTTTGCAATTGCTTCACATATTGCAACTGTTCCAGTTTTGAAATTTTCAAATTCAAAAACCCCCATTGGGCCGTTTCAAGCAACAGTTTTTGCATCTTTTAATTCATCTTCAAATAATTTTATTGATTTTGACCCAATATCTAGACCCATCAAATTATCTGGTAAATCAATTCCGTCTGTGAAAATTGCTTTTACATCAGCGAATGATTCAGCAGTTGCAGAATCAATAGGTAAAATTATTTTTCCATTAGCTTTTTCTAAATATTCTTTTGCAAGATCTATTTTATCTTCTTCTAATAATGATTTACCAATATTGTGTCCCATTGCTGCAAAAAATGTGTAAGCCATTCCACCACCAATTAAAATTTTATCTGCTTTTTTTAATAAATTATCAATAACTCCTATTTTATCTGAAACTTTTGCACCACCAATAATAGCAACAAATGGATGTTCGGGATTATCAATACCTTGTGAAAGCATTTCCAATTCTTTTTGAACTAAAAATCCAACACAATTTTCTTTAATATTTGATGCTATCCCTACATTTGACGCATGTGCTCTATGCGCAGTGCCAAAAGCGTCATTTACAAATATTTCTCCCAATGATGCTCAATATTTTCCTAAAGCATCATTGTTTTTTGATTCATTTTTAACAAGTTCCCCATTTACAACATCTTCAAAACGAGTATTTTCCATTAATAAAACTTCTCCTGGTTTTAAAGCTTTTATAGCTGTTTCTAATTCTAAACCACGAGTATGAGGTACAAATTTAACCTCTCTATTTAAAACTTCTTGTAAACGTTTCGCAACAGGTGCTAAACTTTTCTTTGCTTTATCTGCTTCTTCTTTAATTCTACTTAAATGTGACAATAATACTATTTTTGCCCCGTTATTAATTAAATAATTTAAAGTTGGCAATGCCGCTTGAATTCTATTGTCATCTGTAATTATTCCATTTACCAATGGTACGTTAAAGTCTACACGAACTAGAACAGTTTTATTTATTACTTGAACATCATTTAATGTTTTTTTATTCATAATAATATTTCCTCTTTTCACATATTTATTTTATAGCAAAAATAAATAGTAAACTATGATAATTTAAATAAAAAATCACTTTATAATAGAGATTTCTAACTCTAAAAAGTGATTTTTTACTGATACTATAAAGAAATAAAATGTTGAATAGTTCTAACAAGTTGTGATGTATATGAATTTTCATTGTCATATCATGCAAATACTTTGTACATTTTTTTACCATCAACTTCAATAACTTTAGTCATTGTTGCATCAAATACTGAACCATGTGTTTCACCAATAACATCAACTGATACAATTTCTTGTTTGTTATACAAATACGCTTTTGCTAAATTCGCATCTTTTTTAATTGCATCTTCCATTGCTTTATTAATAGATTCAATAGTTGCATCTTTTTTTAATTCAACTGTTAAATCTACAATTGAACCTGTAATTGTTGGAACACGTAGTGATAATCCATCTAAACGCCCTTTTAATTCTGGTAATACTAAACCAATTGCAACTGCAGCTCCTGTAGATGATGGAATTATGTTTCATGCAGCAGCACGTCCACGACGTAAATCTGAATGAGGTAAATCTAATAATCTTTGATCATTTGTTACAGCATGAACTGTTGTCATTAAACCTCTTTCAATTCCAAATGTTTCATTTAAAACTTTAGCCATAGGTGCTAAACAATTTGTTGTACATGATGCACCAGAAATAATTACATCACTTGATGTTAGTGATTCATGGTTTACTCCATAAACAATTGTTTTTAAATCACCTTTTGCTGGCGCTGAAATAATAACTTTTTTTGCTCCGGCATTAATATGTGCCATAGCTTTATCTTTATCTGTATAAAAACCAGTAGATTCTACAACTAAATCTACACCTAATTTACCTCAAGGTAAATCTGCAGCACTTTTTTCTGCATAAATTTTAATTGTTTTACCTGCAACAATAATTGAATCTGCAGTTGAAGATATTTCACCGCGACGGAATCATCTGTGTGCTGAATCATGTTCTAATAAATAAGCAAGTGTAGCTGGTGACGTTAAATCGTTAATTGCAACAATTTCTACATCTTTTAATTCAAATAATTGACGGAATGCTAAACGACCAATGCGTCCAAAACCGTTAATTGCGACTTTTTTCATATTTTTATTCCTCCATACTATATATTTATACTACCTTTTTATTCATTAAACAAGAGGTTTTAATAAAATTATAATATTTACACATGTTGAGTGTATTAGAATGTATTATGTTAGGCAACATAAAAATCAATAAATATATAAATACAAGTTAAATGTCTTCTTTTATATATTTATTGATTTTTATTATGTGTTCTTAAATACTTTAAAAAATTTATAACATATAAAATATGTCTTCTTTTGATATGATATCCGCATCTATAAAAAATCCTTTGAAGCCCACTTGTTTCACAAATGTTCAAATATTTTTATCTTCTATTGAAATAATTTTAGCATTTGTTTGTTTTTTCAAATTTGGAACTACAACAATTTTAAAATTATCAACTTTATGAATTATTACATCTGTGAATTCTAATTTTCTTTGAATAATTTTTTTGTTATCTTTTTTTATTTTATTCATATATTGTGGATCGACCAAATAAATAAGTGAATATCATGGTTTATGTTTTAAATCCATTTTAGAATGCACTTTAATTTCTTCTAATTCTGCATTTGGTATTTTTCTGTTTATTGGTATTTCTTGAATTTTTAATCCATATTTTTCCAAGTTATTGATTATAATCTTTAAAATTAATGAATCTAAAAAATCAGCAACTCCTTTAGCTAAATTGATTTCATAATTTAAATTGATTTCTGTATTTTTGTTGCCATTATTATACAAACTATCAAATGAATAAAAGTTATTAATATTTTTCTCTACTTTAATTTCCTTGAAATTATTTATATTATCAAATATTGCTGTAAATGAAAATATAAAATTACTGTTTGGCAAAAAATTTACTAGCGATGTAAAATTTCAAAATAAAGAAAATAATTTTGAATTTTTAAATATCAACATTAAAATTCTAGCAAAATCATTTTCCGTTAAAATATTTTGTGATTTAAAATCAATTTGCAAAGTTGGAGAATTTAAAATTCTAGATATTGGCAGCGAAACCAAATATTCACCTTTTTTGTCAAAAGGTTGCATATGTTTTATTATAAATTCTTCTAATAACGATTTTGTCTTCATTATTTTAATTCCCTCTCAAATAATTTATTTATATTTTAATTTTCTGATAATCTTCAGTTTACACCATCTATTTTATATGGTGCAGATAAGGCTTTGACTCTCTCTATAAATCTTTCATTTGCGATTTTTTCAAGTGTTTGTTCATCTGAATCTGTAGTTTTAAATGCATATTTTTTTTGTAATTGAGACAAAGTTAAATTTGAAGTAAAAAAAGTTAATAATTTATTTTCCATTCTATAATTCAATAAACTAAAAAGTAATTCATCTCTAGATCAAATAGATGGTTTATCTGCACCAATATCATCAAGAACTAAAACT of the Spiroplasma endosymbiont of Labia minor genome contains:
- a CDS encoding phosphoglycerate kinase, translating into MNKKTLNDVQVINKTVLVRVDFNVPLVNGIITDDNRIQAALPTLNYLINNGAKIVLLSHLSRIKEEADKAKKSLAPVAKRLQEVLNREVKFVPHTRGLELETAIKALKPGEVLLMENTRFEDVVNGELVKNESKNNDALGKYWASLGEIFVNDAFGTAHRAHASNVGIASNIKENCVGFLVQKELEMLSQGIDNPEHPFVAIIGGAKVSDKIGVIDNLLKKADKILIGGGMAYTFFAAMGHNIGKSLLEEDKIDLAKEYLEKANGKIILPIDSATAESFADVKAIFTDGIDLPDNLMGLDIGSKSIKLFEDELKDAKTVAWNGPMGVFEFENFKTGTVAICEAIAKLKDSFTLIGGGDSAAAAIQLGFKDKFTHISTGGGASLEYMEGKTLPGIEIIQTK
- the gap gene encoding type I glyceraldehyde-3-phosphate dehydrogenase, with protein sequence MKKVAINGFGRIGRLAFRQLFELKDVEIVAINDLTSPATLAYLLEHDSAHRWFRRGEISSTADSIIVAGKTIKIYAEKSAADLPWGKLGVDLVVESTGFYTDKDKAMAHINAGAKKVIISAPAKGDLKTIVYGVNHESLTSSDVIISGASCTTNCLAPMAKVLNETFGIERGLMTTVHAVTNDQRLLDLPHSDLRRGRAAAWNIIPSSTGAAVAIGLVLPELKGRLDGLSLRVPTITGSIVDLTVELKKDATIESINKAMEDAIKKDANLAKAYLYNKQEIVSVDVIGETHGSVFDATMTKVIEVDGKKMYKVFAWYDNENSYTSQLVRTIQHFISL